The genome window ACCTGGACTCCGCCACCCAAATCTTGAAACAAACTACCACTATCTTCAAAACCCATCTCCACACACTCGTGTTCCTCTCGTTCTTGATCCTTACTTTTCGGTCTAATGTCGAAAATGGCTCGAATTTCCTCACGACTTTTATTGATCGTGACCCTTCTCTAAAGTCCTTGCTTTCGCGTATTGATATTTCTGGGAGGTCTCATTCGAGTCCCAATTCGAATCACCAGCCAATTCTTCAGCACCGGAGAAGAAGACCCTTTTTGCAGCTCACTCGGGTGGGGACTCTAGATGATGATTTCTTTTCGGGGGATGATCATTCGGATAAGTCGCTTTTTGGGGGAATCGCCAAGTCAAATTTAAATGGGACTTTTGTTATCTTTGATCATTTTGATCCTAATTTGGGGTTTTCGAATGGGGTTGTTGATAGTGGGATTTTGGTGAATGAAATTGTGAGGTCCGGGTTTACATTTAAGGCGCCTAGGGAAGAAGAGAGTTTGGGTGATGATGCGGTTGTTGAGGATGAGAAAATTGGGGATGGAAATGAAAGGGAGAATTCGTTTGGTAATCTCTTCAAGGGTTTGGAGCTAGGGAGAAGGGATGCAACTGCATTGATGTTTGTTGCGGGCATTCTTTCTGCTTCGTATGGGTATGTAATTCTTGGGTTTCTTGTTACGTATTCGTGGGTTCTTGGAACTGTGTTTGTTTTGGTGTTGAATGATTTGTTGGGGAGGTACAAGTCATTGACTTCCACTCTGTGGGATGGTTCTAATTTGGGTCTTAAGAGGCTTACTGGATTTATTCTTTTGAGATGGGCCGTTAGGGATGCACTTACACAGCTTTTGGGTATTTGTTTCTTTGGTGAAATTGATGATCACTacttattttttaagatttttgttaGATTGAAATTGATGCCTTTTTCTGTGATGGCTTCGTGGGTAAGAGGATATGAGAAAGAGAGTGCGGGGTTTTTGGTTTCCTGGTTTCTGTTTGATACTTTGTTAGCATTTGTTTTTGCTGTTGATGCTTGGGTAGCAATTGTGGACTCTAGGAAGAGTGGAAGGGAAGTTGTTAAGGAAGGCTGTCATCTGTTGGCGACAATGTTGAACCCTGCAATTAATATCAAGTGCTTAGAAGGAATTTTATGTGGTTCGTTGACGAGATGGATACTATCTAGTTGTTTTGGGAGATTGTTTGCCTCAGCCTTCCAGTCTGTCATGGAAGTTTATTTTATGGTGGCTTGGCTTGTATATTACTTTGCTGTGAGATCTAAAACTGCTTCTTCTCTTGGAAGGACGTTTGGACAGAGAGAATTGGAGGGCATTCTTGAAGGTTTTAGATGATACACACTCAGCATATATAGCAGAAATCTCACTTTCAAGCCTCAGTCATTAGTCTTTGGCCAGTGGTAATCTTTTCGGTGCTTATTGTGTCAATTGTTTGGGCTAAACATGATTCAGCACTGCCAATTGCTTACTGACATCAACAGGTTGTGTTGTATGTACTTTATCAGGatgctatatatattatatagactCTGTATATGTCGGCAACAATGCTTTTTGTGTATACCATGTTTTTTGCGTATTGTGGTCATCTTTTAGTTCTCTTTGCAGTGAGCAGTTAATAATCATTACACTGTCTGCACTTAATTACCCATACTGTATTTTCATGGAACTGTGTATAATATCATGTTTGTGATATATACTCGGATGATTGTAATACAGGGAAAGGATGATATTAATGGAAAGGAGCTAGAAAATGTAGTAAAGGGAAGGAGTAAAATAGTAACTAGGAGAAGAGTATATCTTctcttatgaatttatgatattttcaaAGCTGAAAAGGAATATAAAAAGGACAAGACAGATGAGGAAAGAATTTCAAGtgattaatatttcaaaaattattgaagatATGAAAAAAAAGTAATGACATGCTCAGAAGGATGCAGACTGGaatatgtttgttggtttttCTGATCCTGAATTACCCTCCTGTCCCTCCTCCCTTGTCACCTATATTTCCAGTTCAGACCATTCTTAAATTTGCATGATTACTCCCGATGCTGGTTTGCGTCGCACCTCAGTTTTCTCTTGTAATTGTATTGTTAGAGAAACAGCATGACAACAGTCAAAACAACACAACTACACAAGAACTGATGCACTTATAAACAACAAAAGCAGATTTTTTTAGTCCTAAACTATGTGCTGAATTCTGTATTTTTTTTAGTAGATAGAGGGAAGTATATGGGGGATGTTTAGCTAGACTCTTTGTAAGAATGTGACTTTTTAGCTATAAATAAGTTCCTCGAGGCCTTAGTTTGCAGCCCGTGATGCCTTTGGCATTTTCTTGTTTAGATTTGATTTATGCAAGTAACGATTACAATAAAGTGCTCTAAAGTCATTTAGTATTAACCTATAGCTCATCCTGTTTGAAATTCTCCTATGTAGGACTTACGAATCTTGTGACTCGTGATCATGACACAACATTATCATTCTTAGTGCAGATGTAACTCttagtaaaaaatataaattgtacagcaagtaaatttataaaaatttcatatctgGAATCAAATTTATGATAgtagatttgaaaataaatgtCAAATAGGAGTCAGCTtatgtaatgttttgttatagATAAATCTTTAGCAGGATTAAAATGTGCAATTGGattggaaatatatatatgaaattggaATTAGTACATTCAAAATATAGAATTACTGTTGTATTAGGAATGaaaataaatcttttattgGTACTAACATATGTGTAGTTTAGAATTAATATTGTATAAGagttgaaaataaatttgaattggAAGTAACATACATGGATATAGTACAAGTAGCTCTTAAAAAGAAATATAGAATAGTacaatttcttttattaaatattaggtTCACGACCAAAAACCAAAATTAATAGGCtttactataaatatatataggctttGGTTCCAATACTAACCAATCCTCTCTTACAATTAATAGTAGTTCAGAATAGTTAACTCAATATTTGTTGGAGTTCAACAGACAATAGAGTGGTACACAAATTAATGATTacaaaaagaataaagaaagtTCATTCCAAAGTTTCAAGGATATAGGCCTCTTTGCTCAGTCTTTCTCTGTCTTGTTTGCAAGCTTTTTAGTAAGCAAAAGGAACTACAGCCATTTTAAGGTCTTAAAGTGTTGAGGGGTGTTGCATGTTTTGTGATGAACTGAGCCTGTGTTTGTTATCTTCAACTAATGCTGGGTCATATATGAATCTGAAATTCCTGTTGGTAACTGTATGTGTGAGCCTCACTCGTGTTGGAGGACTGATTTTTTTTCCCTTAAGCTTATTACTTTCAGAAACAGTCACAAGCTAATGACTAGCTGCTTGAATTGAAACTGGGACTAGtatgaaattttcatatatttatctCTACATTATTGTAGCTTAAATAGTCTGTGTTTTTTCAGCAACATATTAAGTGTCTTAGCTTCTTAAACAGTCCATGTCACTGTGAGTGGCTTCTACAAACAgttgtttttgataaaatgacTCTCTTCATTAATTTCCTTTCTACCTTATTCTAGTTTCAGGTGATTTCAATCTTGCTTCAATAATTTGTACCGCAAAGATATTTAAGAAGAGTTTCTTTCTGCAAATTCTCTTTGTTTAGGGATTTACCAATATTAAATTGGTTTCTATAGTTCTCTGTGTGATTAAATACTTTATACTGAGCCAAGGCCTCCAAGACTTCGAATTCCAAAGCTGTATTTCCAAGTTTAGCAGGCAGTCTattgctattttttttttggcaggCAACATTATTAAGAAGGAAAGAAGGCAACCCTTGTAAGATAGTAGTGGGCCGTTTAGATTATAAATCACTTAGTATATTTGTTTCATCTGATATTTTCTTATACATCGGATGTGGTGGTTCTTTTTGTTGGTAGAAGTTGTGGAACTTGTTTCTGTTTAGTTGTTAAGTAAGACTACTGATATATAGCTGATGAGAAGTCTCTTATCCATtggaaaatattaatttgtagttGGACTGTTAGCTACATCCTTGCCCCACGTCTTTGTAAACATGCCTAAAGTAGTTGCCCTCAGTTGATATATATGATGCCATATCCAATACCTTATGTACATTTGCATTTATTTTCAGTCGTGTAGGAGGTTTAACATTTAGATTGTCGTGTGGAAAATATCTGCACCATACTTTGTCCCAGTTGGCATGACAACTGAACACATTCTTTGGTCTCCATTTGTACATTTGTTGTGGAAATCATGAGAGATGTTAGTCATAAGGGATGAGAAGGGGTGAAGAAGATTCTTTTGCTTGTGTAAATATTGCAGCTAAGGTAAGATTTTACAACTATTGTCTTGTGGCACTGGGCCAGTGATTAAGAAAGGTCCTTTTCAGTAGAATGCCTCATTTTCAGTTTTGGTCTCATGACCCGGCGATGCTTGCTCTAAGCCTCTAAACACATTGTACGTATGAGCACATGTTAAAGCTCTACTACAAGGTACTTATAAGTATGTCTTCAAATTAAACTCTTTACTTTGTAATTTAGAAATGCAGGAGACAgttgagatttttttatttttttttgctaaaagaGACAGTTGAGATTTGGTATAATCCAAATAAGTGAATAACTGTACAATGCACTAATCATTTGGTTTATTCTTGATAAATTGTATGATCACCCCTCTTTTCCTTGAGTTTTGAATTTGGTAGCTTGTAACAGTTTCTGAAACTATCTAGTTCCCATATCCTTTTAACAAAGTCAGTCTCATTACAAAAATGTCCATAATAAGATACTTCaacatcaaatataatttttttttaaaaatgttaaatactctaaaagttgttcttttttttctttttctaaatcttAGTTGGCAATATAATTGGATGCACACACACTAATAATAATGAGATCCTGTATGCACATAATCACTCAATTAAATTCATTCATCCGTCATTTAGGAAAAATTGGGACAGAATTTGGAACACGTAACATTAAACTTTCATTTTTCCCACATTACTTATTTCAATTTatgaataaacaaatattttcaatAGTTAATGTGAAAAAAGTCTATGATTGttcaagtaaaaaataaatatttaaattaaaaagaaaaacaattattAAAAGTGTAATGAAATTCAAAATGGATGAGTTTCTCAGTGGAACGGGTCAAACAAATAATCCTGTCagtatataatgaaatttaaaataacgagaattaattatttttttcatgagtCCGAATCCTGAACAATCGTATGTCAATATATATTGACAGGATTTCTTTTGTTTGTGGATACTATTTTGTCATTCAACGAAAAACTGACATAATTTCTCTCGTATAGTATTTTATGTTGAACATATGCTATCTCTAAAGGTTTTTAGTGCATACTTCTATTACATGCTCGCATGCATGTTATTCAATGACAtagttaattttatttcaaaatcttTGTATTTGGATTCTATATATTAACAATATGAATAcactaattttatattttaaacctAAAAACAATTTAAACCTATAAACATTTCTTAAGAAATTTTGTAGATAACATCATCAAATTTATATCTTATGTTCCTTATATATACCTAGAAAATTTCATATCTATCATGACGGGGCTAAGAAGCAAAATATCCCGATCAGGTGGGGGGTGGGGATAGAAAGCAAAAATAATTACCCATGGGTAACAGGTTGGGGACGGGGCAAACAAAATTTATGCGCGGTGGGTACGGGAATCGCGATCTCGCCccgctgataagcctgaatcACGATCTCGCCCCGCTGATAAGCCTGAAAATGGACAGGCATTATGCAggaaaaaacctaaaaaaaccCCAGTGACATGTGTTTCTTAGAAAATTCTAACTAAGATGTGACAATTTATAAAGTGCCAAAAAGCTCTGATATCCAGAGTCACTGAGTTTAGTCTTGCAAAGATAAACTTTGGCCAAAGCATATACAGAGTTAAAATAAGGGCAGACAGACTACACAGTTTGATCGCCAAACAGCTTAAACCCTGCACAAGTCTATTGTTGTCCTTCAGTTCCTTCTACCATTGTATCCCCATCCACTGCCAAGCCTCGAATTTTGACATCATAGTAAACTTCCTCAACCTTTCTTTGGTCATATTTCATTCCTGTAACAAGCCAAAGTAGGTTTACCAGACAGTTTGgttgatatatatttaattattatgcatTACTACCATCagtaaaagaataaataatagCATATTAAAAATCTTACCATCAAACTttttacgcaagaaatcatTTCTCAGATTAAGCATGCGAAATGCTGCATGAAGATCGGTCAAGAACTTCATAACCTTTCGGGGGCAATCATAATCACCAGCAGTCACTCGATTCACCACGTACCTAGGCTGCAAATAGAACCCAAAAAGTACTGTGATTCTATTTATTTGGTACATACAAACTATTTTGACTAAACTTTCACCAAGGAAATTAATCTTTATACAGCAACATAACTTAAACTTTACTATACAACGTAACACATTTGACATATATAGCACATACTATTAAGACCTCAACTTTATATAGCAGCATCATAACTTCAAAATTTCTCATCAATTTTCCAACAAACTATTTTCACTAAAATTTCATTGAGGAGATTGATCTTTCACAAATTGGATAGCATAAAGCATCAAATAGACGATTAATTGGCCAAGTATTCTTTCTTGTGTTCATCTAAATAAGTGAATCCTTCTCATTTTGAGATGTCCTAAAGCAATGATAGCAGTCTATCACTCTATCCAGTCCAGTCTACTGTAGCACTTGACACACTTAACCCCCCAGAGTCCCTGAATATAAGCAAAAACCACAAAACCCATCTTTGGATAAATTACACTAAGTCAACTAGCTATACAATAACATTTTCTACGCAATGATAGCAGTCTATCACTCTATCCTGTCCAGTCTACTGTAGCACTTGACACACTTAACCCCCCAGAGTCCCTGAATATAAGCAAAAACCACAAAAACCCATCTTTGGATAAATTACACCAAGTCAACTAGCTATTCAATCACATTTTCTACGAATCATTTAATAcatatgatatattaaaatgcTGATTGTCTAATACATTTTCTTACCAAATCATTTGCCATAAAGCATATTCCTGCATAAAACAACAAAAGAACGCCACGTCATTAGTACAATATAAAGGAGCCATGAGAACAATGACAGGTGCAACTGAAAGCTACCATTTATTAACAATATATAGGTAACGACATAAACAAAAGAATAATTCCTGAACTAagataaatattcaaatgaGGCCTACTTCTCCCGTCAGTCTCCAAAGGATTCCAGGAGAAATGGCCAAAACAGAGGGCTTGAGGTTTGATGCAGTAAAAGACTATATTGAAGCACCTCTGACCCTAGAGTATAAGTTTTGTATCAGACCATTCCTACTCCTATCAACAAAAGTATGAGTAACACAGAAAAGTAAAGCCAGATGTTCCAAGCCCTTTTTTCTCTTCTAAAGATATATCATAATCTATTATTGTCTTCTTCCCAACTTATAACAAAGCATTGCAAGCAACATAACACAATAATAACTCTATCAACATTACTTGAACGAGTGGATGTCATTTTCAGGACATATTCTTCACACATGCAGTGAACTTTCTAGGCAGAAACAAATTAATTCAACTTATTCTGGTTAATATGTTATAGAAAACCTGCTTGTCAGATATGGtattgtccacttctctttttaTTTTACCTCACTTTGATCAACCACAATTATATGATACAGTGGAACAGGATTGGGAGAAAGTAGCACAACACTTTGAACCAAACGAAGAAAAAGAtagataaaaaatcaaaaataaaataaaataaaagccATGCACACAATTGTGGGTTCGTGCGAGGCCCCCTGCATTCATACACACAAGACAAACATACTGAATGTAGAACTTACAGCACTCATTTACTTACCAATCAGATAGTCTTCAACGTCAATACGAAACTCTGACTTATCCACTGAACAATATCAGAAAGTCACTATGAAAGGTGAAATACATATTGGCAtttaaatcaataatatcaatattcatcGATCACCCCCCAAAACGCACAAAGACATCAAGGATTGATAATGAGTCGGGCAATTTTTTTATCATACAGtaaactattaaattttaaGTATTAAGTCCTTCCCAATTGAACAGTGTAAATCAACTAATTATCATTGCATTTATGCATGTAAATCTTAggttattattataaatctgaCATAGTTTAGCCTCCTTCAGTTTATTCATTGTTCAGCACTGTACAAAACTAACTAAACAATTTACAAGTTAATTTCCAAAAGAGAAGCTCATATAAGTTTGAACGAGAAAAAGATATAGCAGGTATGCAGTTACAACTCCGCCAAAGGATGAGAAGCATGCGGTGAAGCTTAAATATCAGGTAATCTCATAGAAATTATGTTAATAAGaatacttcaaaaaaaaaaaaacacgctATATAAGAATGATTTAACTCTTATAACCCTTAATTATAAAGAGGAAAACACAAGAAAGAAGCTCAGTTCACTGATTCGAATGCCTAAATTACTGAAGTCATAATtgtctttcaaaagcaaatgaGACTGAGAACACATGAATCTATTACATGGAACATACATCCGAGTTTCTGCTCCGCTTCAGCATGCCCAAGAAGAGTCCCGGTTTCTAGCCAATGCAGAAACGCAAGCAAAGAGACAACTGCTTGTGTCTCACTCTTCCAATTACCATGATACCtaacaaacaaaaaacacaaacaataagcaacATTAACGAATAA of Daucus carota subsp. sativus chromosome 3, DH1 v3.0, whole genome shotgun sequence contains these proteins:
- the LOC108210492 gene encoding uncharacterized protein LOC108210492, which gives rise to MNHHRRRRADSPAAVNLDSATQILKQTTTIFKTHLHTLVFLSFLILTFRSNVENGSNFLTTFIDRDPSLKSLLSRIDISGRSHSSPNSNHQPILQHRRRRPFLQLTRVGTLDDDFFSGDDHSDKSLFGGIAKSNLNGTFVIFDHFDPNLGFSNGVVDSGILVNEIVRSGFTFKAPREEESLGDDAVVEDEKIGDGNERENSFGNLFKGLELGRRDATALMFVAGILSASYGYVILGFLVTYSWVLGTVFVLVLNDLLGRYKSLTSTLWDGSNLGLKRLTGFILLRWAVRDALTQLLGICFFGEIDDHYLFFKIFVRLKLMPFSVMASWVRGYEKESAGFLVSWFLFDTLLAFVFAVDAWVAIVDSRKSGREVVKEGCHLLATMLNPAINIKCLEGILCGSLTRWILSSCFGRLFASAFQSVMEVYFMVAWLVYYFAVRSKTASSLGRTFGQRELEGILEGFR